One Thomasclavelia spiroformis DSM 1552 DNA window includes the following coding sequences:
- the thiD gene encoding bifunctional hydroxymethylpyrimidine kinase/phosphomethylpyrimidine kinase has protein sequence MKTALTIAGSDCSGGAGIQADIKTMSAHYIYAMSAITALTAQNTLGVTDILEVSPSFLLAQLDAIFTDIFPDAVKIGMVSSAKLIEVIAERLCCYKAQNIVVDPVMVSTSGSKLIQDDALDVLKEKLFPIATVITPNVLEAEILSDIKIDTNLDMENAAKKIANNYNCSVLIKGGHNINDANDFLFKNGKGYWFYGNKIDNPNTHGTGCTLSSAIASNLASGMELKLAVENAKKYISDALLSQLNLGKGSGPLNHFFIFDK, from the coding sequence ATGAAAACAGCATTAACAATTGCTGGAAGCGATTGTTCCGGCGGTGCAGGAATCCAAGCGGATATTAAAACAATGTCAGCTCATTATATTTATGCAATGAGTGCAATTACGGCATTAACTGCTCAAAATACATTAGGAGTAACTGATATCCTAGAAGTTTCTCCATCATTTCTTTTAGCACAACTTGATGCGATATTTACAGACATCTTTCCTGATGCAGTTAAAATTGGTATGGTTTCTTCAGCTAAACTAATTGAAGTTATTGCAGAAAGATTATGCTGCTATAAAGCACAAAATATTGTAGTTGATCCTGTAATGGTTTCAACATCTGGTTCAAAGTTAATTCAAGATGATGCCTTAGATGTTCTAAAGGAAAAACTATTTCCTATTGCTACAGTCATTACACCTAATGTCTTAGAAGCAGAAATTCTTTCAGATATTAAAATAGATACTAACCTTGATATGGAAAACGCTGCAAAAAAAATTGCCAATAATTATAATTGCTCCGTTTTAATTAAAGGAGGGCATAATATCAATGATGCAAATGATTTCCTTTTTAAAAACGGAAAAGGATATTGGTTCTATGGTAATAAAATAGATAATCCTAACACACATGGTACAGGTTGTACACTATCTTCAGCTATTGCATCTAATCTTGCTAGTGGTATGGAACTTAAATTAGCTGTTGAAAATGCTAAAAAATATATCTCAGATGCTCTTTTAAGTCAACTTAATTTAGGAAAAGGATCAGGTCCATTAAATCACTTTTTCATTTTTGATAAATAA